One window from the genome of Lathamus discolor isolate bLatDis1 chromosome 8, bLatDis1.hap1, whole genome shotgun sequence encodes:
- the GOLM2 gene encoding protein GOLM2 isoform X1 has translation MVGFGANRRGGRLPSLVFVALVVVIAVLAFNCWNASSRQALLQEELAELQSQAKRTEVARGRLEKRNSDLMGKVDSHKKQLEQKEADYSHLSSQLQARDGQVKKCEDSKIKLQNNISYQMADIHRLKEQLAELRQEFIRQEDQLHEYKKNNTYLARRLEYDSLQCGQQIKEMRLQHEENIKKLMDQVVREQKDTQKIQSSKDTEVSPNNDDQPIPKTVPETEDKNTVENEQPSDHVANGKEKIKPGGDAGMPEIEDNDPAKAEDTPTALKKPLISAPKSEAHQPVLNLPTEQPHAPNLAPGVRSDADGNTDVVKQIPPNSLQHLNFEENMEGQKEHKIETDHIKIPKSRVSDLQKMKQSRFFDENESPVDPQQGSKLADYNGDDGNVGEYETDKQAELAYNEEEDGDGGEEDVQDDEERDLQNDLDYGKPRFSDGVL, from the exons ATGGTGGGCTTCGGGGCGAACCGCAGGGGCGGCCGGCTGCCCTCGCTCGTGTTCGTGGCACTGGTGGTGGTGATCGCCGTCCTCGCCTTCAACTGCTGGAACGCCTCGTCCCGCCAGgcgctgctgcaggaggagctggccgagctgcagagccaggccaAGCGCACCGAGGTGGCCCGGGGccgcctggagaagaggaactCGGACCTCATGGGCAAGGTGGACTCGCACAAGAAGCAACTGGAGCAGAAGGAGGCCGACTACAGCCACCTGAGCAGCCAGCTGCAGGCCAGGGACGGCCAGGTGAAGAAGTGCGAGGACAGCAAG atTAAGCTGCAGAACAACATATCCTATCAAATGGCAGACATACATCGTTTGAAGG AACAACTGGCAGAGCTGCGTCAGGAATTCATTCGCCAGGAGGATCAGCTGCACGAGTACAAGAAGAACAACACTTACCTTGCAAGGAGGCTGGAGTATGACAG TCTGCAGTGTGGGCAGCAGATCAAGGAAATGAGACTGCAGCATGAGGAAAACATCAAGAAATTAATGGACCAAGTTGTGCGGGAACAGAAG GACACACAAAAAATTCAGTCCAGTAAAGACACTGAAGTAAGTCCCAATAATGATGACCAGCCGATACCTAAGACTGTTCCAGAGACAGAGGATAAAAACACAGTAGAGAATGAGCAGCCTTCAGATCACGTTGCAAATGGCAAAG AGAAAATCAAACCAGGAGGAGATGCAGGAATGCCTGAAATAGAGGATAATGACCCTGCTAAAGCTGAAGACACTCCCACTG cTTTAAAGAAGCCGCTTATTTCAGCTCCTAAAAGTGAAGCTCATCAACCTGTGTTAAATCTTCCAACTGAACAGCCCCATGCTCCAAATCTGGCACCAG GTGTGCGCAGTGATGCTGATGGAAACACAGACGTTGTGAAGCAGATCCCTCCCAATTCTCTCCAGCACTtgaattttgaagaaaacatggAAGGCCAGAAGGAACACAAAATTGAGACAGATCATATCAAAATCCCAAAGAGCAGAGTTAGTGACTTGCAGAAGATGAAGCAAA GCCGATTCTTTGATGAGAATGAGTCCCCTGTTGATCCGCAGCAGGGTTCTAAACTGGCAGATTATAATGGGGATGATGGTAACGTGGGTGAGTATGAGACAGACAAACAGGCTGAGCTGGCTTACAATGAGGAAGAGGATGGTGATGGTGGAGAAGAAGACGTCCAAG ATGATGAAGAACGGGACCTACAGAACGACCTTGACTATGGCAAGCCCCGCTTCAGTGATGGCGTCCTGTGA
- the GOLM2 gene encoding protein GOLM2 isoform X2, which yields MVGFGANRRGGRLPSLVFVALVVVIAVLAFNCWNASSRQALLQEELAELQSQAKRTEVARGRLEKRNSDLMGKVDSHKKQLEQKEADYSHLSSQLQARDGQVKKCEDSKIKLQNNISYQMADIHRLKEQLAELRQEFIRQEDQLHEYKKNNTYLARRLEYDSLQCGQQIKEMRLQHEENIKKLMDQVVREQKDTQKIQSSKDTEVSPNNDDQPIPKTVPETEDKNTVENEQPSDHVANGKEKIKPGGDAGMPEIEDNDPAKAEDTPTALKKPLISAPKSEAHQPVLNLPTEQPHAPNLAPGVRSDADGNTDVVKQIPPNSLQHLNFEENMEGQKEHKIETDHIKIPKSRVSDLQKMKQNDEERDLQNDLDYGKPRFSDGVL from the exons ATGGTGGGCTTCGGGGCGAACCGCAGGGGCGGCCGGCTGCCCTCGCTCGTGTTCGTGGCACTGGTGGTGGTGATCGCCGTCCTCGCCTTCAACTGCTGGAACGCCTCGTCCCGCCAGgcgctgctgcaggaggagctggccgagctgcagagccaggccaAGCGCACCGAGGTGGCCCGGGGccgcctggagaagaggaactCGGACCTCATGGGCAAGGTGGACTCGCACAAGAAGCAACTGGAGCAGAAGGAGGCCGACTACAGCCACCTGAGCAGCCAGCTGCAGGCCAGGGACGGCCAGGTGAAGAAGTGCGAGGACAGCAAG atTAAGCTGCAGAACAACATATCCTATCAAATGGCAGACATACATCGTTTGAAGG AACAACTGGCAGAGCTGCGTCAGGAATTCATTCGCCAGGAGGATCAGCTGCACGAGTACAAGAAGAACAACACTTACCTTGCAAGGAGGCTGGAGTATGACAG TCTGCAGTGTGGGCAGCAGATCAAGGAAATGAGACTGCAGCATGAGGAAAACATCAAGAAATTAATGGACCAAGTTGTGCGGGAACAGAAG GACACACAAAAAATTCAGTCCAGTAAAGACACTGAAGTAAGTCCCAATAATGATGACCAGCCGATACCTAAGACTGTTCCAGAGACAGAGGATAAAAACACAGTAGAGAATGAGCAGCCTTCAGATCACGTTGCAAATGGCAAAG AGAAAATCAAACCAGGAGGAGATGCAGGAATGCCTGAAATAGAGGATAATGACCCTGCTAAAGCTGAAGACACTCCCACTG cTTTAAAGAAGCCGCTTATTTCAGCTCCTAAAAGTGAAGCTCATCAACCTGTGTTAAATCTTCCAACTGAACAGCCCCATGCTCCAAATCTGGCACCAG GTGTGCGCAGTGATGCTGATGGAAACACAGACGTTGTGAAGCAGATCCCTCCCAATTCTCTCCAGCACTtgaattttgaagaaaacatggAAGGCCAGAAGGAACACAAAATTGAGACAGATCATATCAAAATCCCAAAGAGCAGAGTTAGTGACTTGCAGAAGATGAAGCAAA ATGATGAAGAACGGGACCTACAGAACGACCTTGACTATGGCAAGCCCCGCTTCAGTGATGGCGTCCTGTGA